One Leishmania panamensis strain MHOM/PA/94/PSC-1 chromosome 24 sequence genomic region harbors:
- a CDS encoding mismatch repair protein, putative (TriTrypDB/GeneDB-style sysID: LpmP.24.1380) → MGCIHKLTDDVINRIAAGEVVQRPSAALKELLENSIDAGCNRVQVVAAEGGLEVLQVSDDGSGIHKEDLPLLCERYATSKLQTFEDLHRVTSFGFRGEALASISYVSRVTVTTRRHQACDEASDGAPSACAHALSTAGAAVAWRCQYLNGALLGDPQPCAGNPGTTIRVEKLFYNTLVRRRSLRASEEWGRIVDIVSRYALAFPAVGFTCHREKAYRGASGGGVSSTGSLSRLGGGGSGSNATSATANAGGSGAGGLCFPPRSSTRQNIRLSHGTQLASHLRLVYAYNVGTATTLPCGPEPDTGFEPLASELEEGGGALSAGDESGLLSAPPSASSFAKELSPSLSAASRHSAAREARVFAQMELRARRVRATSGPAGEGLFTLVGYTSDPTLTQRKSYLCVFINQRLVESAAIRKAIDAVYNGVLTGGNRPFTVLLLSVPTDRVDVNVHPTKKEVCLLDEELIVLRVAEVCRGAVLEAAAARQMDMLKMRHTAALALKQELPSADGVGAADNSATAELSGSSSQHILEKLREQHQRGTPLASPLTSSSLTSKAATAPVGTGVGGGPNVVAAPCTVVRVEPQRGALDKYFSQRLAAGAAPPAAAATVSALLSSPSHSSLLPAPQATPSQVSVDYRLRAQAKAALKSEDRRQDSVSHLARRGDVANDEPQTTPGYEAPLWETVMASLPGQQAPATTAVVTTDADDSHGPPFVSPSPEAVHSGERDDTAAHTIRAYREAADKGDEGDPRLAVPAVVQMTKKYIDSKVDGGTDSVRARTELLSEESAVDGGDEDEDDGMREFKRYRHEVHERAQLLQRAAGVAAAAASMSKSAVLHKESFAAARSPSTHVGSPPATEAEKAQLAMAHLGAVVRAADMLRREAAAENASNFVHAIVSDEESDVDKEKIQPGTSPSGASPGATASLVNVAEVPAPVLLSSVSIIVDRILADASPTADNLVGQLSFVGAVDSRAFLAQAGTTLLWCDTMALVRHAVFQRIFLRWGQPALPAPPVLVFTTPIRLADLLLLALAYDGPHLQPPSVTLLAVVDECMKKQRSVSIGSDATQRAETALTADAVRQMGGVTALAWRQLLFKADLEHSTLSYADLPTESGADGAFAASASALPQPEGATMRYVRRLVRRLCRWRALLKEYFYIDITADGLLVGLPYGLNRHWPPRMRAVPVVVWLLAEAVPYPGVAAASSSGMSDAADQMISTGAPWQSGKGRGAEKAVTCVAASTSVATSLAPTQTEVTLTTTPQPTAMEAEADGVAQEVACFTAVARHIAEALYGLPPPPPSTLSPSAEGPTVATADVATGATDMASVELWREELVQHGLFPCLKNPQLFCLPDHCMRDGTIQSLVSVESLYKVFERC, encoded by the coding sequence atggGCTGCATTCACAAGCTCACCGACGACGTGATCAaccgcatcgctgccggtgaggtggtgcagcggccCAGCGCGGCCCTAAAGGAGTTACTGGAGAACTCAATCGATGCGGGGTGCAACCGTGTGCAGGTCGTGGCAGCTGAAGGTGGgctcgaggtgctgcaggtgagCGATGACGGGAGTGGCATTCACAAGGAGGAcctaccgctgctgtgcgagcGCTATGCGACGAGTAAACTGCAGACTTTCGAGGACCTGCATCGGGTCACCTCCTTCGGCTTCCGCGGCGAGGCTCTCGCATCCATATCGTATGTGTCACGCGTCACAGTGACTACACGTCGCCACCAAGCGTGCGACGAGGCCAGCGATGGCGCGCCTTCTGCATGTGCGCACGCCTTGTCCACTGCCGGCGCAGCGGTCGCATGGCGCTGCCAGTACCTAAATGGGGCCCTTCTTGGCGACCCGCAGCCGTGCGCCGGCAACCCTGGCACTACCATCCGAGTAGAGAAACTGTTCTACAACACTCTCGTGCGGAGACGGTCGCTTCGTGCTTCGGAGGAGTGGGGCCGCATCGTGGATATCGTGTCGCGCTACGCCCTGGCCTTTCCCGCTGTCGGATTTACTTGTCACCGTGAGAAGGCCTACAGAGGTGCTTCTGGCGGCGGAGTCTCTTCGACGGGGTCTCTGAGCCGACTgggaggcggcggtagcgGTAGCAATGCAACCAGTGCCACCGCCAACGCTGGTGGCTCCGGTGCTGGAGGCCTCTGCTTCCCACCTCGGTCCAGCACACGGCAGAACATACGACTCTCTCACGGTACCCAGCTTGCCTCGCACTTGCGCCTCGTGTACGCGTATAACGTGGGGACAGCGACGACACTACCATGTGGTCCAGAGCCCGATACAGGCTTCGAACCGCTTGCAtcggagctggaggaggggggcggcgcgCTCAGCGCAGGTGACGAGTCTGGGCTGCTGTCAGCGCCACCATCTGCGTCCTCGTTCGCCAAAGAGTTGTCGCCGTCGTTATCTGCGGCGTCCAGACATAGCGCTGCCCGAGAGGCGCGTGTGTTTGCGCagatggagctgcgcgcgcgaCGCGTGCGGGCGACCAGTGGCCCAGCCGGTGAGGGTCTCTTCACTCTCGTTGGCTACACAAGTGACCCCACACTGACCCAGCGCAAGTCTTATCTGTGCGTCTTTATTAATCAGCGTCTTGTGGAGAGCGCCGCGATACGCAAGGCTATTGATGCTGTCTACAACGGTGTCCTCACTGGTGGAAACCGCCCCTTCAcagtgctcctcctctccgtcccTACGGACCGGGTGGACGTGAATGTGCACCCGACCAAGAAGGAGGTGTGTCTCCTGGACGAGGAGCTGATTGTGCTGCGagtggcggaggtgtgcCGCGGGGCCGTGCtcgaggcagcagcggctcggcaGATGGATATGCTAAAGATGCGTCACACCGCTGCCCTAGCACTGAAACAGGAGTTGCCGAGCGCCGACGGTGTCGGTGCCGCAGACAATAGCGCGACAGCAGAGCTGAGTGGGAGCAGTAGTCAGCACATACTGGAGAAGCTGCGGGAGCAACATCAGCGTGGCACCCCGCTAGCCTCACCTCTCACGTCATCATCCCTTACCTCCAAGGCAGCTACGGCACCAGTGGGAACAGGAGTTGGCGGTGGACCGAAcgtcgtggcggcgccgtgcaCAGTGGTCCGTGTTGAGccacagagaggggcactGGACAAGTACTTTTCGCAGCGactcgctgcaggtgctgcaccgccggcggcggcggcgaccgtGTCGGCACTTCTTTCGTCTCCGTCCCACTCGTCGTTGCTGCCAGCCCCGCAAGCGACGCCGTCGCAGGTTTCGGTGGACTACCGCCTTCGCGCacaggcgaaggcggcgctaAAAAGTGAGGATAGGCGGCAGGATTCGGTGAGCCATCTTGCAAGGAGGGGTGACGTAGCCAACGACGAGCCTCAGACAACCCCTGGTTATGAGGCTCCGCTGTGGGAGACGGTGATGGCCTCTCTGCCTGGGCAACAGGcacctgccaccaccgccgttgtCACCACTGACGCGGATGACAGTCATGGGCCCCCTTTTGTGTCTCCTTCGCCGGAAGCAGTCCACAGCGGCGAGAGGGACGACACGGCAGCACATACAATTCGAGCCTACCGCGAGGCGGCAGACAAAGGCGACGAGGGCGATCCCCGCCTTGCTGTCCCAGCTGTGGTGCAGATGACGAAGAAGTACATAGACAGCAAAGTTGACGGTGGTACGGACTCAGTGAGGGCACGCACCGAGCTACTCAGTGAGGAAAGCGCAgtcgacggtggcgacgaaGACGAGGATGACGGCATGCGCGAATTCAAGCGTTATCGGCACGAGGTGCATGAGcgggcgcagctgctgcaacggGCCgccggcgttgctgccgctgcagcgtcgatgAGCAAGTCTGCGGTACTGCACAAAGAGAGCTTTGCGGCGGCTCGATCTCCAAGTACTCACGTGGGGTCACCACCAGCAACGGAGGCCGAAAAAGCGCAACTGGCCATGGCGCACCTCGGTGCGGTAGTGCGAGCTGCAGACATGCTTCGGAGagaagctgccgctgagAACGCCTCGAACTTTGTGCACGCGATTGTCTCTGACGAAGAGAGCGATGTGGACAAAGAGAAAATCCAGCCAGGCACCTCCCCAAGTGGTGCTTCACCTGGTGCGACGGCGTCGCTTGTGAATGTCGCTGAGGTGCCtgcgccagtgctgctgtcgagtgTGTCCATCATCGTGGACCGCATTCTCGCTGACGCCAGCCCGACGGCGGACAACCTCGTTGGTCAGCTTTCCTTCGTCGGTGCCGTGGACTCGCGTGCCTTTCTGGCGCAGGCGGGGACCACGCTGTTATGGTGCGACACCATGGCGCTGGTGCGACACGCTGTCTTTCAGCGTATCTTTCTTCGCTGGGGTCAGCCTGCGCTGCCTGCACCGCCGGTCCTTGTATTCACCACACCGATTCGGCTGGCGGATCTACTACTGCTCGCGCTGGCGTACGATGGGCCGCACCTGCAGCCACCCTCAGTAACGCTGTTGGCGGTTGTAGATGAATGTATGAAGAAGCAGCGGTCAGTCTCGATTGGCTCTGACGCGACTCAGCGAGCAGAGACTGCTCTAACCGCGGATGCGGTGCGGCAGATGGGCGGTGTGACTGCGCTCGCGTGGCGACAGCTGCTGTTTAAGGCGGATTTGGAGCACAGCACCCTGAGTTACGCTGATCTGCCCACTGAaagcggcgctgacggcgccTTTGCTGCTTCGGCATCGGCGCTACCACAGCCTGAAGGTGCCACGATGCGCTACGTGCGGCGGCTGGTGCGCCGTCTGTGCCGTTGGCGGGCTTTGCTGAAGGAGTACTTCTACATTGACATCACCGCCGACGGGCTGCTCGTTGGGTTGCCCTACGGGCTGAATCGGCACTGGCCGCCGAGAATGCGAGCTGttccggtggtggtgtggctcttggcggaggcggtgccgtACCCcggcgttgccgccgcgtcgtcTTCTGGCATGAGCGATGCAGCTGATCAGATGATCTCAACAGGTGCTCCGTGGCAGAGCGGCAAAGGCCGAGGTGCGGAGAAGGCCGTTACGTGTGTTGCTGCGTCCACATCAGTGGCAACTTCCCTGGCGCCGACGCAAACAGAGGTGACTCTCACCacgacgccgcagccgaCTGCCATGGAGGCAGAGGCTGACGGGGTTGCGCAGGAGGTAGCGTGTTTTACAGCAGTGGCGCGACACATTGCAGAGGCGCTGTACGGacttccgccgccgcctcctaGCACACTGTCTCCCTCTGCGGAAGGTCCTACTGTTGCTACTGCTGACGTGGCCACAGGAGCGACCGACATGGCGTCTGTGGAGCTTTGGAGAGAGGAACTCGTACAGCACGGGCTCTTCCCGTGCTTGAAGAACCCTCAACTCTTCTGTCTACCGGACCACTGCATGCGGGATGGCACGATTCAGTCGTTGGTCTCAGTGGAGTCCCTCTACAAGGTGTTTGAGCGCTGCTGA